The following proteins come from a genomic window of Corynebacterium hansenii:
- a CDS encoding DUF6777 domain-containing protein → MTTPPPGYGSPAPFPPQARARGGGGSKFLWAGLAVFLAAVLVGGGLAWSGWKPGGDRNVAEMSYISAGDPGPSPFTDSVSEVDRDQIVPVAREQLAGGVEGGADQLYGGSGNRAVCDQEGLIRNLRSMPDRRSAFAGALGLSDGQVDDYIRSLKPVVLMHDTWVTNHSYANGRALPYQAVLQAGTAVLVDAYGVPRVKCDCGNPLAQRWAGYVVPSSVAPWPGYDPYRVIYVYAPEYHYTTINVTNIYEEGDSYDITFNENEIVVPERPELATTPADMGVKPNEELLASEGAEPAPREEWDPADGEKPTRPAEDENGAGAGVPAQAQADDEDAGDRDAKKADKKSDKKDEKKSDKKGADDVADASVALPAKSSPSFDADTSSFLEGKPVTLAVRGLDKAGDTAAGKCDIKLEIENAGGKTVKTDQKKGVACKQSFGVSGLKKGSYRAKATVTSKSGKGSATDSVSFKVVDELDSTSSSSSTSSSSKPKSSTSSRSSAATSSRPADTTRTTTTTEPTVPTSTPSGDTGGSGNSGNSGNSGNSGNSGTGAGTGAGTGGAEAPAAGAADQSGADSTG, encoded by the coding sequence ATGACCACCCCACCCCCGGGATACGGATCCCCGGCCCCATTCCCACCGCAGGCTCGGGCACGTGGGGGAGGTGGATCCAAGTTCCTGTGGGCGGGGCTCGCGGTGTTCCTCGCCGCGGTGCTCGTCGGCGGCGGGCTCGCCTGGTCCGGATGGAAACCGGGCGGCGACCGCAACGTGGCCGAAATGTCCTACATCTCCGCCGGTGATCCCGGCCCGTCGCCGTTCACCGACTCGGTGTCGGAAGTGGACCGGGACCAGATCGTCCCGGTCGCCCGCGAACAGCTCGCCGGCGGGGTCGAGGGCGGCGCTGATCAGCTCTACGGCGGCAGCGGCAACCGGGCCGTCTGCGACCAGGAGGGGCTGATCCGCAACCTGCGGAGCATGCCGGACCGGCGCTCCGCCTTCGCCGGGGCGCTGGGGCTGTCCGACGGCCAGGTCGACGACTACATCCGGTCGCTGAAGCCCGTCGTGCTGATGCACGACACCTGGGTGACCAACCACTCCTACGCCAACGGCCGGGCCCTGCCCTACCAGGCGGTTCTGCAGGCGGGGACCGCGGTGCTCGTCGACGCATACGGCGTGCCGCGCGTGAAGTGCGATTGCGGCAACCCGCTGGCGCAGCGCTGGGCCGGGTACGTGGTCCCGTCGTCGGTCGCCCCGTGGCCGGGGTACGACCCCTACCGGGTCATCTACGTCTACGCGCCGGAGTACCACTACACGACCATCAACGTGACCAACATCTACGAGGAGGGCGACTCGTACGACATCACGTTCAACGAAAACGAGATCGTCGTGCCCGAACGGCCCGAGCTCGCGACGACGCCCGCCGACATGGGCGTCAAGCCCAACGAGGAGCTGCTCGCCTCCGAAGGCGCCGAGCCCGCGCCCCGCGAGGAATGGGATCCCGCGGACGGCGAGAAGCCGACGCGCCCGGCCGAAGACGAGAACGGGGCCGGCGCGGGTGTTCCGGCGCAGGCGCAGGCCGACGACGAAGACGCCGGCGACCGCGACGCGAAGAAGGCCGACAAGAAGTCGGACAAGAAGGACGAGAAGAAGTCCGACAAGAAGGGCGCGGATGACGTAGCCGATGCGTCGGTGGCGCTGCCCGCGAAGTCGAGCCCGAGCTTCGACGCGGACACGTCCAGCTTCCTGGAGGGCAAGCCGGTGACCCTGGCCGTGCGCGGTCTGGACAAGGCCGGCGACACGGCGGCCGGCAAGTGCGACATCAAGCTGGAGATCGAGAATGCCGGCGGAAAGACCGTCAAGACGGATCAGAAGAAGGGCGTCGCCTGCAAGCAGTCCTTCGGCGTCTCCGGCCTGAAGAAGGGCTCGTACCGCGCGAAGGCGACGGTGACCTCCAAGAGCGGCAAGGGGTCGGCGACGGATTCGGTCAGCTTCAAGGTCGTGGATGAGCTCGATTCCACGAGTTCCTCCAGCTCGACCTCGTCGTCCTCGAAGCCGAAGTCCAGCACGAGCAGCCGCTCGTCGGCGGCGACCAGCAGCCGGCCGGCCGACACCACGCGGACGACGACCACCACGGAGCCGACGGTGCCGACCTCGACCCCGAGCGGCGATACCGGTGGTTCGGGTAACTCGGGCAACTCCGGCAATTCGGGCAACTCGGGCAACTCGGGTACGGGTGCCGGCACCGGGGCCGGCACGGGCGGGGCGGAAGCCCCGGCCGCGGGCGCGGCCGACCAGTCGGGCGCCGATTCGACCGGTTAG
- the gcvT gene encoding glycine cleavage system aminomethyltransferase GcvT has translation MNDSTANPNSGATPLRSPLHDRHVALGAEMRDVGGYELPFRYASELEEHKAVREAVGLFDLSLMGEIRVSGPDAARFLAHTLISAIKPIALGKAKYTMIVQEDGGIIDDLIVYRLGVNEFMLVNNAGNMLEVYRTLCERVGGYDVEVVDRSSEIALIAVQGPKAAKLLRRVVPADSHGTLDALRYYSCTSLEVAGVEMIVARTGYTGEDGFEVFPPAERGAEVWDALLAAGAAVADPEDPADDGADLGVRPCGLLCRDILRLEAGMPLYGRELTRDRTPLEAGLKSVMGPTKGNFIGRNALVNQPQPKELLVGLQIEGKVAPERGAVLRDADGNEAGVITSTKVSPTFGHPIAFAYVQRWLSTKGTEMKLDIDGEERTATVVPMPFYNRKRRK, from the coding sequence ATGAACGACTCGACCGCCAACCCGAACTCCGGGGCGACGCCGCTGCGCAGCCCGCTGCATGACCGGCATGTGGCGCTGGGCGCGGAGATGCGCGACGTCGGCGGGTACGAGCTGCCGTTCCGCTACGCCTCCGAGTTGGAGGAGCACAAGGCCGTGCGCGAGGCCGTGGGCCTGTTCGACCTCTCGCTGATGGGCGAGATCCGCGTCTCCGGCCCGGACGCCGCCCGCTTCCTGGCGCACACCCTCATCTCCGCCATCAAGCCGATCGCGCTGGGCAAGGCGAAGTACACGATGATCGTCCAGGAGGACGGCGGCATCATCGACGACCTGATCGTCTACCGCCTGGGCGTCAACGAGTTCATGCTCGTGAACAACGCCGGCAACATGCTCGAGGTCTACCGCACGCTGTGCGAGCGCGTCGGCGGCTACGACGTCGAGGTCGTCGACCGCAGCTCCGAGATCGCGCTGATCGCCGTGCAGGGCCCGAAGGCCGCGAAGCTGCTGCGCCGGGTGGTGCCCGCCGACTCCCATGGCACGCTCGACGCGCTGCGCTACTACTCCTGCACGTCGCTGGAGGTGGCGGGCGTGGAGATGATCGTCGCCCGCACCGGCTACACCGGCGAGGACGGCTTCGAGGTGTTCCCGCCCGCCGAGCGCGGCGCCGAGGTGTGGGACGCCCTGCTGGCCGCCGGCGCGGCGGTTGCCGATCCCGAGGACCCGGCCGACGACGGCGCCGATCTCGGCGTGCGCCCGTGTGGCCTGCTGTGCCGCGACATCCTGCGCCTGGAGGCGGGCATGCCCCTGTACGGCCGCGAGCTGACGCGGGACCGCACCCCGCTGGAGGCCGGCCTGAAGTCCGTGATGGGCCCGACGAAGGGCAACTTCATCGGGCGCAACGCCCTGGTCAATCAGCCTCAGCCGAAGGAGCTGCTGGTCGGCCTGCAGATCGAGGGCAAGGTCGCGCCGGAGCGCGGGGCCGTGCTTCGCGACGCCGACGGCAACGAGGCCGGCGTGATCACCTCGACCAAGGTGTCGCCGACGTTCGGCCATCCGATCGCGTTCGCCTACGTGCAGCGGTGGCTGTCCACCAAGGGCACGGAAATGAAGCTGGACATCGACGGCGAGGAGCGCACCGCCACCGTCGTGCCGATGCCGTTCTACAACCGCAAGCGCCGCAAGTAG
- a CDS encoding solute symporter family protein — protein MNTLNLLAQGSDLGESNPILNIIVFVAFIVITMVVVTRVSKGGNKKDASDFYTGGAQFSGTQNGLAIAGDYLSAASFLGIVGAIAMTGYDGFLYSIGFFVAWLVALLLVAEPLRNVGKFTMADVLAFRLRQQPVRTAAAVTTLAVTLFYLIAQMAGAGSLVAVLLNLDGKLEQSIVVAIVGIVMIAYVLIGGMKGTTYVQMIKAVLLVGGVAIMTVLVFFTAKSGFVGLLEQAVAKHDASALAAEAGTKGSQLLEPGMKYGKDAITKLDFISLGLALVLGTAGLPHVLMRFYTVPTAREARKSVTWAIVLIGSFYLMTLILGFGAAALVGPDAINAAPGKANAAAPLLALQLGGSIFMALISAVAFATVLAVVAGLAITASASVGQDLYQAVLKKGTATEEQQVRVSRITVVVLGIASIVLGILAMSQNVAFLVALAFAVAASANLPTILLSLFWKKFNTAGAVASMYTGVGSALLLIFFSPAVSGLKTSMVPNADWAWFPLQNPGLVSIPLAFIAGIIATYVGKPDNLDDLQAEMEVRSLTGVGTEAAVDH, from the coding sequence ATGAACACCCTCAACCTCCTCGCGCAGGGTTCGGACCTCGGCGAGAGCAACCCGATCCTCAACATCATCGTCTTCGTCGCGTTCATCGTGATCACGATGGTCGTCGTCACCCGCGTCTCCAAGGGCGGCAACAAGAAGGACGCCTCGGACTTCTACACCGGCGGCGCCCAGTTCTCCGGCACCCAGAATGGTCTGGCCATCGCCGGCGACTACCTGTCCGCCGCGTCCTTCCTGGGCATCGTCGGCGCCATCGCCATGACCGGCTACGACGGCTTCCTGTACTCCATCGGCTTCTTCGTGGCCTGGCTCGTCGCGCTGCTGCTCGTCGCCGAGCCGCTGCGCAACGTCGGCAAGTTCACCATGGCCGACGTGCTGGCCTTCCGCCTGCGCCAGCAGCCGGTCCGCACCGCCGCCGCCGTCACCACGCTCGCGGTCACGCTGTTCTACCTCATCGCCCAGATGGCCGGCGCCGGCTCGCTCGTCGCCGTGCTGCTCAACCTGGACGGCAAGCTCGAGCAGTCCATCGTCGTCGCCATCGTCGGCATCGTCATGATCGCCTACGTCCTCATCGGCGGCATGAAGGGCACCACCTACGTCCAGATGATCAAGGCCGTCCTCCTGGTCGGCGGCGTCGCCATCATGACCGTGCTGGTGTTCTTCACCGCCAAGTCCGGCTTCGTCGGTCTGCTCGAGCAGGCCGTCGCCAAGCACGACGCGTCCGCCCTCGCGGCGGAGGCCGGGACCAAGGGCTCCCAGCTCCTCGAGCCGGGCATGAAGTACGGCAAGGACGCCATCACCAAGCTCGACTTCATCTCGCTGGGCCTGGCCCTGGTGCTCGGCACCGCCGGCCTGCCGCACGTGCTCATGCGCTTCTACACGGTGCCCACCGCCCGTGAGGCCCGCAAGTCCGTGACCTGGGCCATCGTGCTCATCGGTTCGTTCTACCTGATGACCCTCATCCTGGGCTTCGGCGCCGCCGCGCTGGTCGGCCCCGACGCCATCAACGCCGCCCCGGGCAAGGCCAACGCCGCGGCCCCGCTGCTGGCCCTCCAGCTCGGCGGCTCCATCTTCATGGCGCTGATCTCCGCCGTCGCCTTCGCCACCGTGCTCGCGGTCGTCGCCGGCCTGGCCATCACGGCCTCCGCGTCCGTCGGCCAGGACCTCTACCAGGCCGTTCTGAAGAAGGGCACCGCGACCGAGGAGCAGCAGGTCCGCGTCTCCCGCATCACCGTCGTCGTGCTCGGCATCGCGTCCATCGTCCTGGGCATCCTGGCCATGTCGCAGAACGTCGCCTTCCTGGTCGCGCTGGCCTTCGCCGTCGCCGCGTCCGCGAACCTGCCGACCATCCTGCTGTCGCTGTTCTGGAAGAAGTTCAACACCGCGGGCGCCGTCGCCTCGATGTACACCGGCGTGGGCTCGGCCCTGCTGCTCATCTTCTTCTCGCCGGCGGTGTCCGGCCTGAAGACCTCGATGGTCCCCAACGCCGACTGGGCCTGGTTCCCGCTGCAGAACCCGGGCCTGGTGTCCATCCCGCTGGCGTTCATCGCGGGCATCATCGCCACGTACGTGGGCAAGCCGGACAACCTGGACGACCTCCAGGCCGAGATGGAGGTCCGCTCCCTCACCGGCGTCGGCACCGAAGCCGCCGTCGACCACTAG
- a CDS encoding DUF485 domain-containing protein translates to MSATPKPVNRHKPTAAEYRYVQGTEEFQELRTTFRSFTIPLTIAGLVWYVGYVLLATYMPDLFGTEMPIVGNLGILLGLLQFVTTFFITWWYIGFANKKLEPKQAAIREEMESGAIAEKLGTATKEVK, encoded by the coding sequence GTGTCCGCAACCCCCAAGCCGGTAAACCGGCACAAGCCCACCGCAGCGGAGTACCGCTACGTTCAGGGCACCGAGGAGTTCCAGGAGCTCCGCACGACGTTCCGATCCTTCACGATCCCGCTGACCATCGCGGGCCTCGTCTGGTACGTCGGCTACGTGCTCCTGGCCACCTACATGCCCGACCTGTTCGGCACCGAGATGCCCATCGTCGGCAACCTCGGCATCCTGCTGGGTCTCCTGCAGTTCGTGACCACCTTCTTCATCACGTGGTGGTACATCGGCTTCGCCAACAAGAAGCTCGAGCCGAAGCAGGCCGCCATCCGCGAAGAGATGGAGTCCGGCGCCATCGCCGAGAAGCTCGGCACCGCCACCAAGGAGGTCAAGTAA
- a CDS encoding HAD-IC family P-type ATPase: MRPESGGAATAFATGPGGLTAEQVGQRRSAGLVNHLPPTSGRTVTDIIRANVFTRINAILAVLLAIVLWTGSWVNGAFGLLIIANSIVGVVQELRAKRTLDKLSIVGRARPMVIRDGGPAREMDREEIVVDDLVELGAGDQIIVDGVARSVDGLDVDESPLTGESKPVHKSVGDPLYSGSHVVSGSGTQQATKVGAEAYAAQLAAEASKFTLTDSELLRGINKILRVITWILIPTGALVIWTQLFRSGLPFRESLLAMVASLVPMVPEGLVLMTTIAFAIGIVRLGRRKVLTNELPAIEGLARVDVVCVDKTGTLTENRMHLREILPLDDDAGVEEVRRVLAALGHLEERPNATSMAINESLAESGVADPGWAATDKIPFTSARKWSGATFAADGAEAGTWVLGAPDILAADGSPALDRASELMAGGLRVLLLARAAVASVSDVVVGPGEPVEKHPGMLEPVALVVLDQTLRPDARETLEYFDRENVTVKVISGDNAASVGAVGRTLGLPGADRPVDARELPDPNAGEEEAEAFADAVAEGNVFGRVTADQKRSMVRALQSRGHVVAMTGDGVNDVLALKDANIGVAMGAGAPATRSVAQLVLLDNRFAVMPHVVAEGRRVIGNIERVANLFLTKTIYSVFLALAVGIIGYAYPFEPIHVTVTGWFTIGIPAFVLSLAPNHERAKPGFSSRVFRLALPSGLIVGALTFAFWLWAYPGPDAEPAVEGAASTATLVVLIISAFWVLAVVARPYEPWKIALLAVAGGAYPVIFLVRPIAAALHLHPVPTVTGFAAVLTGIAGAVLVETVWQVNRKRANHLRGQNS, from the coding sequence ATGCGTCCGGAAAGCGGGGGAGCCGCGACCGCCTTCGCCACCGGCCCCGGCGGGCTGACGGCGGAGCAGGTCGGGCAGCGGCGCAGCGCCGGGCTGGTCAACCACCTGCCGCCGACGTCGGGCCGCACGGTCACGGACATCATCCGCGCGAACGTGTTCACGCGGATCAACGCGATCCTGGCGGTGCTGCTGGCGATCGTGCTGTGGACGGGGTCGTGGGTCAACGGCGCGTTCGGGCTGCTGATCATCGCCAACTCGATCGTGGGCGTGGTGCAGGAGCTGCGGGCGAAGCGGACGCTGGACAAGCTGTCCATCGTCGGCCGCGCCCGGCCGATGGTCATCCGCGACGGCGGGCCGGCGCGGGAGATGGACCGCGAGGAGATCGTCGTCGACGACCTGGTGGAGCTCGGCGCGGGCGACCAGATCATCGTCGACGGCGTGGCGCGGTCGGTCGACGGCCTCGACGTCGACGAGTCGCCCCTCACCGGCGAGTCGAAGCCGGTGCACAAGAGCGTCGGCGACCCCCTGTACTCGGGTTCGCACGTCGTGTCGGGCAGCGGCACGCAGCAGGCCACGAAGGTCGGCGCCGAGGCGTACGCCGCGCAGTTGGCCGCGGAGGCCAGCAAGTTCACGCTGACGGATTCGGAGCTGCTGCGGGGCATCAACAAGATCCTCCGCGTGATCACGTGGATCCTCATCCCGACGGGGGCGCTGGTCATCTGGACGCAGCTGTTCCGCTCGGGGCTGCCGTTCCGGGAGTCGCTGCTGGCGATGGTCGCGTCGCTGGTGCCGATGGTCCCCGAGGGCCTGGTGCTGATGACCACCATCGCCTTCGCCATCGGCATCGTCCGCCTGGGCCGACGCAAGGTGCTCACCAACGAGCTGCCGGCGATCGAGGGGCTCGCCCGCGTCGACGTCGTGTGCGTGGACAAGACGGGCACGCTGACGGAAAACCGCATGCACCTCCGCGAGATCCTCCCGCTTGACGACGACGCCGGCGTCGAGGAGGTCCGCCGGGTCCTGGCGGCTCTGGGGCACCTGGAGGAACGCCCTAACGCGACGTCGATGGCCATCAACGAGAGCCTGGCGGAAAGCGGCGTCGCCGACCCCGGGTGGGCGGCGACCGACAAGATCCCGTTCACGTCGGCGAGGAAGTGGTCGGGCGCCACGTTCGCCGCGGACGGGGCGGAAGCGGGGACGTGGGTGCTCGGCGCCCCCGACATCCTCGCGGCCGACGGTTCGCCCGCCCTGGATCGGGCGTCCGAGCTGATGGCAGGAGGGCTCCGCGTCCTGCTGCTGGCCCGCGCCGCGGTCGCTTCGGTGTCCGACGTCGTGGTGGGCCCCGGCGAGCCCGTCGAAAAGCACCCGGGAATGCTCGAGCCGGTCGCCCTGGTGGTGCTCGACCAGACGCTGCGCCCCGACGCCCGCGAGACGCTGGAGTACTTCGACCGCGAGAACGTGACGGTGAAGGTCATCTCCGGCGACAACGCCGCCTCCGTCGGCGCGGTGGGACGCACGCTGGGGCTGCCGGGCGCCGACCGGCCCGTCGACGCCCGCGAACTGCCCGATCCGAACGCGGGAGAAGAGGAGGCGGAGGCCTTCGCCGATGCGGTGGCGGAGGGCAACGTCTTCGGCCGCGTCACCGCGGACCAGAAGCGGTCCATGGTCCGGGCGCTGCAGTCGCGCGGGCACGTCGTGGCCATGACCGGCGACGGCGTCAACGACGTGCTGGCACTCAAGGACGCCAACATCGGCGTGGCCATGGGCGCGGGCGCGCCGGCGACCAGGTCCGTCGCCCAGCTGGTGCTGCTGGACAACCGCTTCGCCGTCATGCCGCACGTGGTGGCCGAGGGCCGCCGCGTCATCGGCAACATCGAGCGGGTGGCCAACCTCTTCCTGACCAAGACCATCTATTCGGTCTTCCTGGCGCTGGCGGTGGGCATCATCGGGTACGCGTACCCCTTCGAGCCCATCCACGTGACCGTCACCGGCTGGTTCACCATCGGCATCCCGGCCTTCGTGCTGTCGCTCGCACCCAACCACGAGCGCGCCAAACCGGGGTTCTCGTCGCGGGTGTTCCGCCTGGCCCTGCCGTCGGGGCTCATCGTCGGCGCGCTCACCTTCGCGTTCTGGCTGTGGGCCTACCCGGGCCCCGACGCCGAGCCGGCCGTCGAAGGCGCCGCCTCGACGGCCACGCTGGTGGTCCTGATCATCTCGGCTTTCTGGGTGCTCGCCGTCGTCGCAAGGCCCTACGAGCCGTGGAAGATCGCGTTGCTGGCCGTGGCGGGCGGCGCGTACCCCGTGATTTTCCTGGTCCGACCGATCGCCGCGGCGCTGCACCTGCATCCCGTGCCGACCGTGACCGGGTTCGCGGCGGTGCTCACCGGGATCGCCGGCGCGGTGCTCGTGGAGACCGTGTGGCAGGTCAACCGGAAACGGGCGAATCACCTTCGAGGACAAAACAGTTAA
- a CDS encoding enoyl-CoA hydratase has product MSENPGNSEIRVECDGPITTITIDRDHKRNSLNARVCSDIADAVDAAPGRAECRVIVIRGEGRAFCAGADLGGQHSDGNFHVQLARMLHALQECPRIIIADVQGAAVGAGMQLSMAADLRVVGERGWFMIPPVKLGIAVDAWTIRRTRVLVGGARARTILLAAEQIDQAEAKSCGLASYLGDSNVTREVAERIASFAPMSLEYHKMVLNDDETNLPPKPEQRELYEAVWASEDAAEAGRARAEKRDPVFRGK; this is encoded by the coding sequence ATGTCTGAGAACCCCGGGAACTCCGAGATCCGCGTCGAGTGCGATGGGCCGATCACCACGATCACCATCGACCGCGATCACAAGCGCAACTCCCTGAACGCACGAGTGTGTTCGGACATCGCCGACGCGGTGGACGCCGCGCCGGGCCGCGCGGAGTGCAGGGTCATCGTCATCCGCGGCGAGGGCCGCGCGTTCTGCGCCGGGGCCGATCTCGGCGGGCAGCACAGCGACGGCAACTTCCACGTCCAGCTCGCCCGCATGCTCCATGCGCTGCAGGAATGCCCGCGCATCATCATCGCCGACGTCCAGGGCGCGGCGGTCGGCGCCGGCATGCAGCTGTCGATGGCGGCGGACCTGCGCGTGGTGGGCGAGCGCGGCTGGTTCATGATCCCGCCGGTCAAGCTCGGCATCGCCGTCGACGCATGGACCATCCGCCGCACCCGCGTGCTCGTCGGCGGCGCCCGCGCGCGCACCATCCTCCTCGCCGCCGAGCAGATCGACCAGGCCGAGGCGAAGTCGTGCGGCCTGGCGTCCTACCTGGGCGATTCGAACGTCACCCGCGAGGTCGCCGAGCGCATCGCCTCCTTCGCGCCGATGAGCCTCGAGTACCACAAGATGGTGCTCAACGACGACGAGACGAACCTGCCCCCGAAGCCGGAGCAGCGCGAGCTGTACGAGGCCGTGTGGGCGTCGGAGGACGCCGCCGAAGCCGGCCGGGCCCGCGCCGAGAAGCGCGACCCGGTGTTCCGCGGGAAGTGA
- a CDS encoding aldo/keto reductase — MANDEFDGTIPSLTLNDGNSIPQIGLGTWRMDDDTARRCVRHAIGIGYRHIDTASLYGNEVGVGQGIADAIAAGDVAREDLFVTTKVWNDAQRAADTRRSAGDSLRRLGLDHVDLLLVHWPCPKQNLFAESYGEIMALRDEGLTRSAGVANFYSEVLDELPEAPAVNQIELHPGLPQDEQVADDARRGVVTQSWAPLGRAKRFGSGPIADIAAELGRTPAQVTLRWHLQRGLVAIPKSADEGRMAENLGVLGFELTDAHMSAIAGLADPESRIGGDPRFFGDE, encoded by the coding sequence ATGGCCAATGACGAATTCGACGGCACCATTCCCTCCCTGACGCTGAACGACGGAAACTCGATTCCCCAGATCGGCCTGGGCACGTGGCGGATGGACGACGACACCGCCCGCCGCTGCGTCCGCCACGCGATCGGCATCGGCTACCGGCACATCGACACCGCCTCGCTGTACGGCAACGAGGTCGGCGTCGGTCAGGGCATCGCCGACGCCATCGCCGCGGGCGACGTCGCGCGCGAGGACCTGTTCGTGACCACGAAGGTGTGGAACGACGCCCAGCGAGCCGCCGACACCCGCCGCTCGGCCGGCGACTCGCTGCGGCGCCTCGGCCTGGACCACGTCGACCTGCTGCTGGTCCACTGGCCGTGCCCGAAGCAGAACCTCTTCGCAGAGAGCTACGGCGAGATCATGGCACTCCGCGACGAAGGCCTGACCAGGTCCGCGGGCGTCGCCAACTTCTACTCCGAGGTCCTCGACGAACTGCCCGAGGCGCCGGCGGTCAACCAGATCGAACTGCATCCCGGCCTGCCCCAGGACGAGCAGGTCGCCGACGACGCGCGCCGGGGCGTCGTCACGCAGTCCTGGGCCCCGCTCGGCCGGGCCAAGCGCTTCGGGTCCGGGCCCATCGCCGACATCGCGGCCGAGCTCGGCCGCACTCCCGCCCAGGTGACCCTGCGGTGGCACCTGCAGCGCGGCCTGGTGGCGATCCCGAAGTCCGCGGACGAGGGCCGCATGGCGGAAAACCTCGGGGTGCTCGGATTCGAGCTGACCGACGCCCACATGTCGGCCATCGCCGGGCTGGCCGACCCGGAGTCGCGCATCGGCGGCGACCCCCGCTTCTTCGGCGACGAGTGA
- a CDS encoding FMN-binding glutamate synthase family protein: MITRPTILGILFVANVIALALTVFVSPWWAVLLAVFVFLDLVAVYDVLIQKKHTLLRIYPILGHARYILESIRPETQQYFIERNFDGTPFDRDTRSVIYERAKGLGSKKSFGTERKITEPGYEYIPHSMAPSRSVNANPRVRLGGEETTQPYDVSIFNIAAMSFGALSPNAVLAMNKGAAMGGFVHDTGEGSISPYHLEYGADLFWEIGSGYFGCRTEDGDFDPEKFRERAALPEVKATYLKISQGAKPGLGGMLPGDKVDEVIAETRGVPVGKGVTSPPFHRVYSTPRELVRFMGTMRELNGGKPVGFKICAGSRIEFLAVCKAMVEENITPDFIVVDGAEGGTGAAPLEYSDRVGMPLTDGLVLVHNALVGAGLRDRVKIGATGKIVTGFDIIKRMCQGADFMASARGMMMATGCIQSQLCHTNQCPVGVATQDPKRWKAIDVEDKANRVRNFHDATVQEAVGMLASMGLESFDQLSPSMLFRRTSDEYAETYAELYNWLEPGELLSGTRFHAWAADWEIADPERFWYPELHGGTKPGIEDDGEVGTAELAGIRPGAAAEAGADIRSTGGAANTARVAEEMQDDDAR, translated from the coding sequence GTGATTACTCGGCCAACGATCCTCGGCATCCTCTTCGTCGCCAACGTCATCGCGCTGGCGCTCACCGTCTTCGTCAGCCCCTGGTGGGCCGTGCTCCTGGCGGTGTTCGTGTTCCTCGATCTCGTCGCCGTCTACGACGTGCTCATCCAGAAGAAACACACGCTGCTGCGGATCTACCCGATCCTCGGCCACGCGCGGTACATCCTGGAATCGATCCGGCCCGAGACGCAGCAGTACTTCATCGAGCGCAACTTCGACGGCACGCCCTTCGACCGCGACACGCGGTCCGTCATCTACGAGCGGGCCAAGGGCCTGGGGTCGAAGAAATCCTTCGGCACCGAGCGGAAGATCACCGAACCCGGCTACGAGTACATCCCGCATTCCATGGCGCCGTCGCGCTCCGTCAACGCCAACCCGCGGGTGCGCCTGGGCGGCGAGGAGACGACGCAGCCCTACGACGTGTCCATCTTCAACATCGCCGCGATGAGCTTCGGCGCCCTGTCGCCGAACGCGGTGCTGGCCATGAACAAGGGCGCGGCCATGGGCGGATTCGTCCACGACACCGGCGAGGGCTCCATCTCCCCGTACCACCTGGAGTACGGCGCGGACCTGTTCTGGGAGATCGGTTCGGGCTATTTCGGCTGCCGCACCGAGGACGGAGACTTCGACCCGGAGAAATTCCGCGAACGCGCCGCGCTGCCCGAGGTGAAGGCCACCTACCTGAAGATCAGCCAGGGCGCGAAGCCCGGCCTCGGCGGCATGCTCCCCGGCGACAAGGTCGACGAGGTCATCGCCGAGACCCGCGGTGTGCCGGTGGGCAAGGGCGTCACCAGCCCGCCTTTCCACCGGGTGTACTCCACCCCGCGCGAGCTGGTCCGTTTCATGGGCACCATGCGCGAGCTCAACGGCGGCAAGCCCGTCGGCTTCAAGATCTGCGCCGGCTCCCGCATCGAGTTCCTCGCCGTGTGCAAGGCGATGGTGGAGGAGAACATCACGCCGGACTTCATCGTCGTCGACGGCGCGGAGGGCGGGACCGGCGCCGCGCCGCTGGAGTACTCGGACCGCGTCGGCATGCCGCTGACCGACGGCCTGGTGCTCGTGCACAACGCTCTCGTCGGCGCCGGCCTGCGCGACCGGGTCAAGATCGGCGCGACGGGCAAGATCGTCACCGGCTTCGACATCATCAAGCGCATGTGCCAGGGCGCGGACTTCATGGCCTCGGCCCGCGGCATGATGATGGCCACCGGCTGCATCCAGTCGCAGCTCTGCCACACCAACCAGTGCCCCGTGGGCGTCGCCACGCAGGATCCGAAGCGCTGGAAGGCCATCGACGTCGAGGACAAGGCCAACCGCGTGCGCAACTTCCACGACGCCACCGTCCAGGAGGCCGTGGGCATGCTCGCCTCGATGGGCCTGGAGAGCTTCGACCAACTGTCGCCGTCGATGCTCTTCCGCCGCACCTCCGACGAGTACGCCGAGACCTACGCCGAGCTGTACAACTGGCTCGAGCCCGGCGAACTGCTGTCCGGAACCCGGTTCCACGCCTGGGCCGCGGACTGGGAGATCGCCGACCCGGAGCGGTTCTGGTACCCGGAGCTGCACGGGGGCACGAAGCCGGGGATCGAGGACGACGGCGAGGTGGGCACCGCGGAGCTCGCCGGAATCCGCCCCGGTGCCGCGGCGGAAGCGGGCGCCGACATCCGCTCCACCGGCGGCGCCGCGAACACCGCGCGGGTGGCCGAGGAGATGCAGGACGACGACGCCCGGTAG